A stretch of the Aegilops tauschii subsp. strangulata cultivar AL8/78 chromosome 4, Aet v6.0, whole genome shotgun sequence genome encodes the following:
- the LOC109752413 gene encoding probable apyrase 1, which produces MRRFSAAGARQQQGEAVSDRLHRYRGVLMVVLSPVLLVSFVLLLMPRSPASVTGGASGVLVATGGRRWGPQAVGGVGDGSNRYAVIFDAGSSGSRVHVYCFDESLDLVPIGNAIELFKQKKPGLSSYAKDPQEAAESLVSLLEEAEKVVPVELREQTPVRVGATAGLRALGAERSEEILQAVRDLLRDKSSFKSQPDWVSVLDGSQEGAFAWVTINYLLEKLGKPYSHTVGVVDLGGGSVQMAYAISEKDAAKAPQVSDGEDSYVKKLVLKGTTYYLYVHSYLHYGLLAARAEILKAGENSDYSNCMLDGYHGKYQYGDDTFEASGSSSGATYSKCRAVAVRALKVDEPACTHMKCTFGGVWNGGGGDGQKNLFVASFFYDRAAQAGFVNPKAAVAKVKPSDFEEAARRVCKLNVKEAHATYPDVSEEDIPFLCMDLVYQHTLLVDGFGVDPYQDITLVKKVRYGNSFVEAAWPLGSAIEVASSS; this is translated from the exons ATGCGCCGCTTCTCGGCCGCCGGCGCGCGCCAGCAGCAGGGGGAGGCCGTCTCCGACCGCCTGCACCGCTACCGCGGGGTGCTGATGGTGGTGCTCTCGCCGGTGCTCCTCGTCTCCTTCGTGCTCCTCCTCATGCCGCGCTCCCCGGCCTCCGTCACCGGCGGGGCCTCCGGCGTGCTCGtcgccactggaggcaggaggtGGGGACCCCAGGCCGTCGGCGGAGTTGGTGACGGATCGAACAGGTACGCGGTGATATTTGACGCCGGAAGCTCCGGGAGCCGCGTGCACGTGTACTGCTTCGACGAGAGCCTGGATCTTGTTCCTATAGGGAATGCGATCGAGCTGTTCAAGCAG AAAAAACCAGGCTTGAGTTCTTATGCCAAGGATCCTCAGGAGGCTGCCGAGTCACTTGTTTCTCTTCTTGAGGAAGCTGAAAAAGTAGTTCCTGTAGAATTGCGTGAGCAAACACCTGTCAGGGTTGGG GCCACCGCAGGTCTCAGAGCATTAGGAGCTGAAAGGTCTGAAGAAATTTTGCAAGCG GTTAGGGATCTCCTTCGTGACAAGAGTTCCTTCAAATCCCAACCAGATTGGGTCTCTGTTCTAGACGGATCTCAGGAAGGTGCATTCGCGTGG GTTACCATCAACTATCTGTTGGAGAAATTGGGAAAGCCTTACTCACACACTGTTGGAGTGGTTGACTTAGGTGGTGGTTCTGTCCAAATGGCTTATGCTATCTCAGAAAAGGATGCAGCAAAGGCTCCTCAAGTTTCAGATGGCGAAGATTCATATGTGAAGAAGCTGGTACTTAAGGGAACAACATATTATCTTTATGTTCACAG TTATTTGCATTACGGTTTGCTGGCGGCTAGAGCAGAGATCTTAAAAGCTGGTGAAAACAGTGATTACAGCAACTGCATGTTGGATGGATATCATG GGAAATACCAATATGGGGATGATACATTTGAGGCCTCAGGTTCATCATCTGGTGCTACTTATTCCAAGTGCAGGGCTGTTGCAGTCAGAGCTCTTAAAGTTGATGAACCGGCATGCACTCACATGAAATGCACATTTGGTGGCGTGTGGAATGGTGGTGGTGGAGATGGACAGAAAAATCTATTTGTAGCATCATTTTTCTATGATAGGGCTGCCCAG GCTGGTTTTGTAAACCCTAAGGCAGCAGTTGCTAAGGTTAAACCATCAGACTTTGAAGAAGCTGCACGACGTGTTTGTAAATTGAATGTGAAGGAGGCACATGCCACCTACCCTGATGTTTCGGAGGAAGACATTCCATTCCTTTGCATGGATCTTGTTTACCAGCACACATTACTTGTGGATGGATTTG GTGTGGACCCCTACCAAGATATTACGTTAGTAAAGAAGGTGCGTTATGGCAATTCGTTTGTGGAAGCAGCATGGCCCCTTGGTAGTGCCATTGAGGTTGCATCTTCATCATAG